The Oceanidesulfovibrio indonesiensis genomic sequence AGCGCAGCCGCAGGCGGTCGAAGAACAGATAGACCACCGGCGTAGTGTACAGGGTCAGCAACTGACTCATCACCAGGCCGCCGACGATGGCGATCCCCAGCGGCTGGCGCAGCTCGGAGCCGTCGCCGCCGGAAATTACCAGCGGCAGCGCGCCAAACAGCGCCGCCAGAGTGGTCATCATA encodes the following:
- a CDS encoding efflux RND transporter permease subunit, with the protein product IMLLIGIVKKNAIMMVDFALDAKRNGSLSPEEAIFQACLLRFRPIMMTTLAALFGALPLVISGGDGSELRQPLGIAIVGGLVMSQLLTLYTTPVVYLFFDRLRLRFKRKNRTTVTE